A stretch of the Sorangium aterium genome encodes the following:
- a CDS encoding baseplate J/gp47 family protein — MSSTSREPAGAERDGTSQAGRALAALDPGYASVDERTSAELLSFARAYGKELTYYGAGGAPEGDWSDFVGSKLRPEDVAAFLRDPGKFTPEAAPELYRPHFVLFLAFLRLFERSRAELNTLTGRHLDFYYRQVLRMARRPPVPDRVNLIVELASRGREALLPAGTVLDAGPDSLGRARSYATDRDLVVNRTQVEAISSLFIDRRRVGLREISSGHANDKPRACEAMFALAVGGPLPPYPGSGQPVDFAKLTSLRDLVKRSDSGFFMSLPTLRDLMEQRKERAETPSEWDEIYAALELAGTKKRGAPFALARSSRDLEANLQEAVGRFSYGTLAQVSTVDDLYEHRARGDVQAFIQGTLYFALADFERMMQLKRRFDAAWGAINRVLESAGQKKRNDPDYRLLPADVTAFADNAKAAVGTDGIEAYWAEVLVLEGYFYMPAESFAMAMGEVLDTRQDDWSQVFSILEEAHREKLRKDRRDELRRRHESTPPARLVDLIRYVLGEDASPEDDPAAMDRLESYLGKPDLAKLQASAAAGDWKQIYALLEIAERNRLGEPPAEKEEWFNLFPAEDATAVSIRPPVTAGGAPAWATFGAARPSSSAGPAPQPVLGWALCSPLLVLGEGQRVITLTLGFSPARTPLEDLFLKGGEHSLLFQLSTAKGWVECSSVGVQFGSYKVLTGTTSEDDPRGARFTLTLPPGVDPIAAPPAGLAGMDSPWPVLRLMLRPIWSGADQKYVARYRELGDLLMVSAHLKVEVQGLRAIALQNDEMTLDAKKPFEPFGSAPAVGSRLLIGHPEIAGKKLDSLATSFQWMGAPANLASHYANYPAAPFAFTAKVSLIDRRGATELVKAAPLFGAKSSDPTSITVTTALTAAAAADPQALVEGSPDQDLSTSRRYLQWELNAPDFQHGSYPVVASSKALALSVAVASNPAAVNAAQYQVNPPYTPKLKSLTLDYASSLELRFDGAPRASGVDRVFHVHPFGACDGERARSSAGLSFLPRYENDGELYLGLRDLSPPQTVSILFQMAEGSANPDLPPQPVSLSYLSGDRWIPLGHRLISDTTRGLTNSGIVELALDPAEPSTCLRGDLYWIRAAVERGPRSLCDTLAVHTQAVTATFVDHDNAPDHFGEPLPAGTITRLSSAIPEIARVRQPYASYGGRTAEGANTWATRVSERLRHKQRALTVWDYERLVLDRFPEIYRAKCVPATLGEPGKVKVVIIPDVRNKLPADPFEPKAPASLLADVREHLSARAPASASIAVVNAHYVAVRVRLGVRFRADSNDAYYTQRLNDDLNRFLAPWAYAEGAELAIGGRIYANSIVDFVERRPYVDFVAGIKLFRSDDGERFQRVSPPADGSGAFVGTMRPDEVLTSAREHQIDILREGLYEETRMTGINFMTLELDFFIH, encoded by the coding sequence ATGTCGAGCACGTCGAGAGAGCCCGCGGGCGCAGAGCGCGACGGTACGAGCCAGGCGGGGCGCGCGCTCGCCGCGCTCGATCCCGGCTACGCCTCGGTGGACGAGCGAACGTCCGCGGAGCTCCTTTCGTTCGCGCGCGCCTACGGCAAGGAGCTCACGTACTACGGCGCCGGCGGTGCGCCGGAGGGCGACTGGAGCGACTTCGTCGGCTCGAAGCTCCGGCCCGAGGACGTCGCGGCGTTCCTCCGCGATCCCGGGAAGTTCACCCCCGAGGCCGCGCCCGAGCTCTACCGGCCGCATTTCGTTCTCTTCCTCGCGTTCCTGCGGCTCTTCGAGAGGTCGCGGGCCGAGCTCAACACGCTGACAGGACGGCACCTCGACTTCTACTATCGCCAGGTCCTGCGGATGGCCCGGAGGCCGCCCGTCCCGGATCGGGTGAACCTGATCGTCGAGCTCGCTTCCCGCGGCCGGGAGGCCCTGCTGCCCGCTGGGACCGTCCTCGACGCGGGCCCGGACAGCCTCGGACGAGCCCGGAGCTATGCGACCGATCGGGATCTCGTCGTCAACCGGACGCAGGTCGAAGCGATCAGCTCCCTCTTCATCGATCGACGGCGCGTGGGGCTCCGGGAGATATCGAGCGGCCACGCGAACGACAAGCCGCGGGCGTGCGAGGCGATGTTCGCTCTCGCGGTCGGAGGCCCGCTTCCGCCTTATCCCGGCTCCGGTCAGCCGGTCGACTTCGCCAAGCTGACGAGCCTTCGCGACCTCGTGAAGCGCTCGGACAGCGGCTTCTTCATGTCGCTCCCCACGCTGCGCGATCTGATGGAGCAGAGGAAGGAGCGCGCGGAGACGCCCTCCGAGTGGGACGAGATCTACGCCGCGCTGGAGCTCGCCGGCACGAAGAAGAGGGGCGCTCCGTTCGCGCTCGCCCGGAGCTCGCGGGACCTGGAGGCGAACCTCCAGGAGGCCGTGGGGCGTTTCTCCTACGGCACGCTCGCCCAGGTGAGCACCGTCGATGATCTCTACGAGCACCGGGCGCGCGGCGACGTCCAGGCGTTCATCCAGGGGACGCTGTACTTCGCGCTCGCCGACTTCGAACGGATGATGCAGCTCAAGAGGCGGTTCGACGCCGCGTGGGGCGCGATCAATCGCGTCCTCGAGAGCGCCGGGCAGAAGAAGCGGAACGATCCCGACTACCGGCTGTTGCCCGCCGACGTCACGGCCTTCGCCGACAACGCGAAGGCCGCTGTCGGCACGGACGGCATCGAGGCGTACTGGGCAGAGGTCCTCGTGCTCGAGGGGTACTTCTACATGCCGGCGGAGAGCTTCGCCATGGCCATGGGCGAGGTCCTCGACACGCGGCAGGACGACTGGAGCCAGGTCTTCTCGATCCTCGAAGAGGCCCACCGGGAGAAGCTCCGCAAGGACCGCAGAGACGAGCTCCGGCGGCGCCACGAGTCCACGCCGCCGGCGCGCCTGGTGGACCTGATCCGGTACGTGCTCGGTGAGGACGCGAGCCCGGAGGACGACCCCGCCGCGATGGACCGCCTCGAGTCCTACCTCGGCAAGCCGGATCTCGCCAAGCTCCAGGCGTCCGCGGCGGCGGGCGACTGGAAGCAGATCTATGCCCTCCTGGAGATCGCCGAGCGCAATCGGCTCGGCGAGCCGCCGGCGGAGAAGGAGGAGTGGTTCAACCTGTTCCCGGCGGAGGACGCCACCGCGGTGTCCATCCGCCCGCCGGTCACCGCGGGAGGCGCTCCCGCGTGGGCCACCTTCGGGGCGGCGCGGCCCTCCTCGAGCGCGGGCCCCGCTCCGCAGCCCGTCCTCGGCTGGGCCCTCTGCTCTCCGCTGCTGGTGCTCGGCGAAGGCCAGCGCGTCATCACGCTCACCCTGGGCTTCAGCCCCGCGCGCACCCCCCTCGAGGACCTCTTTCTCAAGGGCGGAGAGCATTCGCTGCTCTTCCAGCTCAGCACCGCCAAGGGCTGGGTCGAGTGCTCTTCCGTCGGGGTGCAGTTCGGTTCGTACAAGGTCCTGACCGGCACGACGTCCGAGGACGACCCCCGGGGAGCTCGATTCACGTTGACCCTGCCGCCCGGCGTCGACCCGATCGCGGCGCCGCCTGCGGGGCTCGCCGGGATGGACAGCCCGTGGCCCGTCTTGCGGCTGATGCTCCGGCCGATCTGGAGCGGGGCAGACCAGAAGTACGTGGCCCGCTACCGGGAGCTCGGCGACCTCCTGATGGTGTCGGCACACCTCAAGGTGGAGGTCCAAGGGCTCAGGGCCATTGCGCTCCAGAACGATGAGATGACGCTGGATGCGAAGAAGCCCTTCGAGCCCTTCGGCAGCGCGCCGGCCGTCGGATCGCGCCTCCTCATCGGACACCCCGAGATCGCAGGCAAGAAGCTCGACAGCCTGGCCACGAGCTTCCAGTGGATGGGAGCGCCGGCGAACCTCGCGTCTCACTACGCCAACTATCCGGCTGCCCCTTTCGCCTTCACCGCCAAGGTCAGCTTGATTGACCGGCGCGGGGCGACGGAGCTCGTCAAGGCAGCGCCGCTCTTCGGCGCGAAGAGCTCCGATCCGACCTCGATCACCGTCACCACCGCCCTCACCGCGGCCGCGGCGGCCGACCCCCAGGCGCTCGTCGAGGGCTCGCCCGATCAGGACCTGTCGACGTCGCGGCGCTACCTGCAATGGGAGCTGAACGCCCCGGATTTCCAGCACGGGAGCTACCCCGTTGTGGCCTCGAGCAAGGCGCTCGCCCTGTCGGTCGCCGTCGCCAGCAACCCCGCGGCGGTCAACGCCGCGCAGTACCAGGTAAACCCGCCTTACACGCCGAAGCTGAAGAGCCTGACCCTCGATTACGCGTCCTCGCTGGAGCTCCGCTTCGACGGCGCGCCGCGGGCCTCGGGCGTCGATCGGGTGTTCCACGTTCATCCCTTCGGCGCCTGCGACGGGGAGAGAGCGCGATCGAGCGCCGGCCTTTCCTTCCTGCCCAGGTACGAGAACGACGGCGAGCTCTACCTCGGCCTGCGCGACCTCTCCCCGCCCCAGACCGTCTCCATCCTCTTCCAGATGGCGGAGGGCAGCGCCAACCCGGATCTGCCGCCGCAGCCCGTCAGCCTCAGCTACCTGAGCGGCGACCGCTGGATCCCCCTCGGGCACCGTCTGATCTCGGACACGACCCGCGGCCTCACCAACTCCGGGATCGTCGAGCTCGCCCTCGACCCGGCGGAGCCCAGCACCTGTCTGCGCGGCGATCTCTACTGGATCCGCGCCGCCGTGGAGCGGGGCCCACGGAGCCTCTGTGACACCCTAGCGGTCCACACCCAGGCGGTGACAGCCACCTTCGTCGACCACGACAACGCGCCGGATCACTTCGGCGAGCCCCTCCCCGCCGGGACCATCACCAGGCTGAGCTCGGCGATCCCGGAGATCGCGCGCGTGCGCCAGCCCTACGCGTCCTACGGAGGCCGGACGGCGGAGGGCGCAAACACCTGGGCCACGCGCGTCAGCGAGCGTCTCCGCCACAAGCAGCGCGCGCTCACCGTGTGGGACTACGAGCGGCTGGTCCTCGATCGGTTTCCGGAGATCTACCGGGCCAAGTGCGTCCCGGCGACGCTCGGCGAGCCCGGGAAGGTAAAGGTCGTCATCATCCCCGATGTCCGGAACAAGCTGCCGGCCGATCCCTTCGAGCCCAAGGCGCCGGCGAGCCTGCTCGCGGACGTGCGGGAGCACCTCTCGGCGCGGGCCCCCGCCTCCGCCTCGATCGCGGTCGTGAACGCCCACTACGTGGCCGTCCGCGTCCGCCTCGGCGTGCGCTTCCGGGCCGACAGCAACGACGCCTACTACACCCAGCGGCTCAACGACGATCTCAACCGCTTTCTCGCTCCCTGGGCCTACGCCGAGGGCGCTGAGCTCGCCATCGGCGGGAGGATTTACGCCAACAGCATCGTCGATTTCGTCGAGCGCCGCCCTTACGTGGACTTCGTCGCTGGCATCAAGCTCTTTCGCAGCGACGATGGAGAGAGGTTCCAGCGGGTGTCGCCCCCGGCCGACGGGAGCGGAGCCTTCGTTGGGACGATGAGGCCTGACGAGGTCCTCACCTCGGCCAGAGAGCACCAGATCGATATCCTCCGCGAAGGTTTGTACGAAGAAACGCGAATGACGGGCATCAACTTCATGACGCTCGAGCTCGATTTCTTCATCCACTGA
- a CDS encoding GPW/gp25 family protein has translation MRPESSFLGRGWAFPPSFSRGGADVEMVSGSADVQQSLQILMGTSPGERVLAETFGCDLASLVFEELDQGLINTIERLLSDAILEHEPRIQVDRIDVAASDTQPGCVLIAVNYTVRDTNSRFNMVFPFYLTEATLPGW, from the coding sequence ATGCGACCTGAGAGCTCTTTCCTCGGTCGAGGCTGGGCCTTCCCGCCCTCGTTCAGCCGCGGCGGCGCTGACGTGGAGATGGTCTCCGGCTCCGCCGACGTCCAGCAGAGCCTGCAGATCCTGATGGGGACCTCGCCGGGCGAGCGGGTCCTCGCGGAGACGTTCGGCTGCGACCTCGCGAGCCTTGTGTTCGAGGAGCTGGATCAGGGCCTGATCAACACCATCGAGCGGCTCCTTTCGGACGCGATCCTCGAGCACGAGCCCCGGATCCAGGTCGATCGGATCGACGTCGCGGCGAGCGACACCCAGCCGGGCTGCGTGCTCATCGCGGTCAACTACACCGTCAGGGATACGAACTCGCGCTTCAACATGGTCTTCCCGTTCTATCTCACGGAGGCGACCCTCCCCGGGTGGTGA
- the vgrG gene encoding type VI secretion system tip protein VgrG, with protein MPAVTPTVLSDGKPMDPAYELISIDIRREVDRIPRAELRVLDGSAAQQAFAISDTGFFEPGAKIEIKLRYEGEEDRCVFKGVVVRHGVEASDDGSVLVIGLKDAAVKLTGARRSAVFRKMTDGAIVKQLIEAAKLEVGTIAETRPEHAEMVQYHATPWDFILSRAGALGLLVVVEDGEISLRKMEVEGAPRHRFAYGITEVFDVEIEADAEHQHRAVESVAWDVKEQKPTAASKAKSPRATQGNLDGGKLGDAVGNGTCTLSHPVPVAAEELQAWADARMARSRMALLRGRIAVPGFAGIKPLDVMEVAGVGKRFNGTTLVTGLRHRVDASGWRTDVQFGLSPEELSRKEEFREAPAAGLLPAVSGLQIGVVADFEDDPDEELRVKVILPGVDAKQDEAVWARLAAPDAGKERGCFFRPEPKDEVVVGFFNDDPRRPVILGALFGSKNAPPEVMGKPGKKNDKRGIVTKFGTKIQLLDPDENKASVSIETANKNKLLIDDGAGSIVLSDQHENSITMGKDGIEIKSEKGNVTISGKGVDIQ; from the coding sequence ATGCCCGCGGTGACTCCTACTGTCCTCAGCGACGGCAAGCCCATGGACCCGGCCTACGAGCTCATCTCCATCGACATCCGGAGAGAGGTCGACCGGATCCCCCGAGCGGAGCTGCGCGTGCTCGACGGCAGCGCCGCGCAGCAGGCGTTCGCCATCAGCGATACGGGCTTCTTCGAGCCGGGGGCGAAGATCGAGATCAAGCTCCGGTACGAGGGGGAAGAAGACCGGTGCGTCTTCAAGGGGGTGGTGGTGCGGCACGGGGTGGAGGCGAGCGACGACGGCTCCGTCCTGGTGATCGGGCTCAAGGACGCCGCCGTCAAGCTGACCGGAGCGCGGCGGAGCGCCGTCTTCCGGAAGATGACCGACGGCGCGATCGTGAAACAGCTGATCGAGGCGGCGAAGCTCGAGGTCGGCACCATCGCCGAGACCAGGCCGGAGCACGCGGAGATGGTGCAATACCACGCCACGCCGTGGGACTTCATCCTCTCACGGGCCGGCGCGCTCGGCCTCCTCGTGGTCGTCGAGGACGGCGAGATCTCGCTCCGGAAGATGGAGGTCGAAGGCGCGCCCAGGCACCGCTTCGCTTATGGCATCACCGAGGTCTTCGACGTCGAGATCGAGGCCGACGCTGAGCACCAGCACCGCGCCGTGGAGAGCGTCGCCTGGGACGTGAAGGAGCAGAAGCCCACCGCGGCCAGCAAGGCGAAGAGCCCCCGCGCCACCCAGGGGAACCTCGACGGGGGCAAGCTCGGCGACGCGGTCGGCAACGGCACCTGCACGCTCTCCCACCCGGTCCCCGTCGCCGCGGAGGAGCTCCAGGCCTGGGCCGATGCCCGCATGGCGAGGAGTCGGATGGCGCTGCTTCGCGGGCGCATCGCGGTGCCGGGCTTCGCCGGCATCAAGCCGCTCGACGTCATGGAGGTCGCGGGGGTCGGCAAGCGATTCAACGGCACGACGCTGGTGACGGGGCTCCGCCACCGGGTCGACGCGTCGGGCTGGCGGACGGACGTGCAGTTCGGGCTCTCGCCCGAGGAGCTCTCCCGCAAGGAGGAGTTCCGCGAGGCGCCGGCGGCGGGGCTCCTGCCCGCGGTGAGCGGGCTGCAGATCGGCGTCGTCGCAGATTTCGAGGACGATCCCGACGAGGAGCTCCGGGTCAAGGTCATCCTCCCCGGGGTCGACGCGAAGCAGGACGAGGCTGTCTGGGCCCGGCTCGCCGCGCCCGACGCAGGCAAGGAGCGCGGGTGCTTCTTCCGGCCGGAGCCCAAGGACGAGGTGGTGGTGGGCTTCTTCAACGACGATCCGCGCCGCCCCGTGATCCTGGGGGCCCTCTTCGGGTCGAAGAACGCGCCCCCGGAGGTGATGGGAAAGCCCGGCAAGAAGAACGACAAGCGCGGGATCGTCACCAAGTTCGGGACGAAGATACAGCTCCTCGACCCCGACGAGAACAAGGCGTCGGTGTCCATCGAGACGGCCAACAAGAACAAGCTGCTCATCGACGACGGGGCAGGATCGATCGTCCTCTCCGACCAGCACGAGAATTCGATCACCATGGGTAAGGACGGCATCGAGATCAAGAGCGAGAAGGGCAACGTCACGATCAGCGGCAAGGGGGTCGACATCCAATGA
- a CDS encoding CIS tube protein — MIVGLNLFKLEKLKIKAFKDVERRQPIAAPFEAMFNPASFSQRYAITWGAKQGVGSSGPQLSYSRSEPRELTLTLVVDGTGVESIGIVAPVRRSVKDRVKAFLDVTFHYNGVIHEPNYLLVEWGSLIFSCRLSAVDIKYTAFERDGTPLRAELQVTLIYDKAAKARAREEGKTSPDLTHSRIVRGGDTLPLLTKDIYGSSARYLDVARWNRLDNFRSLIPGQEIFFPPLAKLGAGASGEG, encoded by the coding sequence ATGATCGTGGGACTGAACCTCTTCAAGCTCGAGAAGCTCAAGATCAAGGCCTTCAAGGACGTCGAGCGCCGGCAGCCGATCGCGGCGCCGTTCGAGGCGATGTTCAACCCGGCGTCGTTCTCGCAGCGCTACGCGATCACCTGGGGGGCCAAGCAGGGGGTGGGCTCCAGCGGGCCGCAGCTCTCGTATAGCCGGAGCGAGCCGCGCGAGCTCACGCTCACCCTGGTGGTCGACGGCACCGGCGTGGAGTCGATCGGGATCGTCGCGCCTGTGCGGAGGAGCGTGAAGGATCGCGTGAAGGCGTTCCTCGACGTCACCTTTCATTATAACGGGGTCATCCATGAGCCCAATTACCTCCTCGTGGAGTGGGGCTCGCTGATCTTCTCCTGTCGCCTCTCCGCGGTCGACATCAAGTACACCGCGTTCGAGCGCGACGGCACCCCGCTCCGCGCCGAGCTCCAGGTGACGCTGATCTACGACAAGGCCGCCAAGGCGCGCGCCAGGGAGGAGGGCAAGACGTCGCCGGATCTGACCCACAGCCGGATCGTGCGCGGCGGGGACACGCTGCCGCTCCTGACCAAGGACATCTATGGCTCGTCCGCCCGCTACCTGGACGTCGCGCGGTGGAACCGCCTGGACAACTTCAGGAGCCTGATCCCCGGCCAGGAGATCTTCTTTCCGCCGCTCGCCAAGCTGGGCGCCGGCGCCTCCGGGGAAGGATAG
- a CDS encoding DUF5908 family protein, whose translation MPVEIKELVIRAVVAPPEGAPRARAAAPDAAGQEAVIEAAVKEVLRVLKASKER comes from the coding sequence ATGCCTGTGGAGATCAAAGAGCTGGTGATCCGCGCCGTCGTCGCGCCCCCGGAGGGGGCGCCGCGCGCGCGCGCCGCCGCGCCCGACGCCGCCGGGCAGGAGGCCGTGATCGAGGCGGCGGTCAAGGAGGTCCTCCGGGTCCTCAAGGCGTCGAAGGAGAGATGA
- a CDS encoding phage tail protein: MSAAIPELVPQSEMFVNFRFGVFFFAGGVVPNTLDVRFKKVTGLSRTVKTTPLEEGGQNLYTQPLPSRVEYGNLVLERGMVASSPLRVDFDDAMSLFKFAPSNVLVTLFSEAYTPVSAWFFSRAYPVKWSIADLAAEPKELLIESLELAYARMQIMKV; encoded by the coding sequence ATGAGCGCTGCCATTCCGGAGCTCGTTCCGCAGAGCGAGATGTTCGTCAACTTCCGCTTCGGCGTCTTCTTCTTCGCCGGCGGCGTGGTGCCAAACACGCTCGACGTCCGCTTCAAGAAGGTGACTGGGCTCTCGCGGACAGTGAAGACGACGCCGCTCGAGGAGGGCGGACAGAACCTCTACACCCAGCCGCTGCCCTCGAGGGTCGAGTACGGCAACCTGGTGTTGGAGCGCGGCATGGTGGCGAGCTCGCCGCTGCGCGTCGACTTCGACGACGCCATGTCCCTCTTCAAATTCGCCCCCTCGAACGTCCTCGTGACCCTCTTCAGCGAGGCGTATACCCCGGTGTCGGCATGGTTCTTCTCCAGAGCCTATCCGGTCAAGTGGTCGATCGCCGACCTCGCCGCCGAGCCGAAGGAGCTGCTCATCGAGTCGCTCGAGCTCGCCTACGCCCGGATGCAGATCATGAAGGTATGA
- a CDS encoding phage tail protein produces the protein MAQSTDNQRTSYPLAAYNFRVKVGEASMSFTEVSGLAAEREHVTYAHGLSFQEGPVIMTFNSKRFTPVTCKRGTVLGADPLFLFNWLEKRDSRSMEVSLCDATGAAVLAWKVAVAVPVGLKAPAFSATTNDAVVDTLELQVREVSFVRL, from the coding sequence ATGGCCCAGTCGACGGACAACCAGCGGACGAGCTACCCGCTCGCTGCGTACAACTTCCGCGTGAAGGTGGGCGAGGCCTCGATGAGCTTCACCGAGGTCTCGGGCCTCGCGGCCGAGCGCGAGCACGTGACGTACGCGCACGGCCTGAGCTTCCAGGAGGGCCCGGTGATCATGACGTTCAACTCCAAGCGCTTCACGCCTGTCACCTGCAAGCGCGGCACCGTCCTCGGGGCAGATCCGCTGTTCCTGTTCAACTGGCTGGAGAAGCGGGACAGCCGGAGCATGGAGGTCAGCCTCTGTGACGCGACGGGCGCGGCGGTGCTCGCCTGGAAGGTCGCCGTCGCGGTCCCCGTCGGCCTCAAGGCGCCGGCCTTCAGCGCCACAACGAACGACGCCGTCGTGGACACGCTCGAGCTGCAGGTCAGGGAGGTCTCCTTTGTCAGGCTCTGA
- a CDS encoding phage tail protein, translating into MALTKSEIMTAYPLPSYNYRVEIAGAAVGFSEISGLSIKRETTTYKESPIGGAAPGPVVMNMPAQPAAPTLTLKKGIVKKTSVATLYAWISAIQVNQVEKKDIYVRLCDEKGEAVISWKVQNAFPTRLDAPTFTASSNEAAIESMELMADAILIEEA; encoded by the coding sequence ATGGCACTGACCAAGAGCGAGATCATGACCGCGTATCCTCTCCCGTCGTACAACTATCGAGTCGAGATCGCGGGCGCCGCGGTCGGCTTCTCGGAGATCTCCGGGCTCAGCATCAAGCGCGAGACGACGACCTACAAGGAGAGCCCCATCGGCGGGGCGGCGCCCGGTCCGGTGGTGATGAACATGCCGGCGCAGCCCGCCGCGCCGACGCTCACGCTGAAGAAGGGCATCGTCAAGAAGACCAGCGTCGCCACGCTCTACGCCTGGATCAGCGCGATCCAGGTGAACCAGGTCGAGAAGAAGGACATCTACGTCCGCCTCTGCGACGAGAAGGGCGAGGCGGTGATCAGCTGGAAGGTGCAGAACGCCTTTCCCACGAGGCTCGACGCGCCCACCTTCACGGCGTCGTCCAACGAGGCCGCCATCGAGAGCATGGAGCTGATGGCGGACGCGATCCTGATCGAAGAGGCGTAG
- a CDS encoding phage tail sheath family protein has translation MPAYKTPGVYVEEVSTLPPSVAEVSTAIPAFIGYTEKGPKSPSIAEVSTMLEYEQLFGGPNLATFTVTVDAASQVTGVTRSSDTGFLLYYAVSHYFKNGGGRCYVVSVGDYASPPAKDKIADGLLLLEKEDEPTLIVLTDAVSLAAADYHEVCRAALAQCHKLGDRFAIFDVKKDTAPGKKDIDAFRDEIGTSYLAYGAAYYPYLQTSLSYAYADAGVTIQGGAATGVTLDTIKSSQTATYQQVKARLTAERVVLPPSAAVAGIYASVDRDRGVWKAPANVSVAAVIGPVLKITNDAQDALNVDPTAGKSINAVRAFTGKGTIVWGARTLAGNDNEWRYIPVRRLFIMIEESARKATSFAVFEPNDMTTWLKVKGMIESFLYSLWERGALAGGSPAAAYFVNVGLGKTMTNQDILEGRMIVEIGIAAVRPAEFVVLRFSHKLQEA, from the coding sequence ATGCCTGCTTATAAGACGCCCGGTGTTTACGTGGAAGAGGTGTCGACCCTGCCGCCCTCCGTGGCGGAGGTCTCCACTGCGATCCCCGCCTTCATAGGATATACCGAGAAGGGCCCGAAGAGCCCGTCGATCGCCGAGGTGAGCACGATGCTCGAGTACGAGCAGCTCTTCGGCGGGCCCAATCTCGCCACCTTCACGGTCACGGTGGACGCCGCGTCCCAGGTGACCGGGGTGACGCGGAGCTCCGATACCGGGTTCTTGCTGTACTACGCTGTGAGCCACTACTTCAAGAACGGGGGCGGGAGATGTTATGTCGTCTCTGTCGGAGACTACGCGTCACCGCCCGCCAAGGACAAGATCGCCGACGGCCTCCTGCTGCTCGAGAAGGAGGACGAGCCGACGCTGATCGTCTTGACCGACGCCGTGAGCCTCGCCGCCGCGGACTACCACGAGGTGTGCCGGGCGGCCCTCGCCCAGTGCCACAAGCTGGGGGATCGCTTTGCGATCTTCGACGTCAAGAAGGACACGGCGCCGGGCAAGAAGGACATCGACGCATTCCGCGACGAGATCGGGACGAGCTACCTGGCCTACGGCGCCGCCTACTACCCGTACCTCCAGACCTCCCTGAGCTACGCGTACGCCGACGCGGGCGTCACCATCCAGGGCGGGGCGGCGACCGGGGTCACCCTCGACACCATCAAGTCGAGCCAGACGGCGACCTATCAACAGGTCAAGGCCAGGCTGACGGCCGAGCGGGTCGTCCTCCCGCCGAGCGCGGCGGTCGCGGGCATCTACGCGAGCGTCGACCGGGATCGCGGCGTATGGAAGGCTCCCGCCAACGTCAGCGTCGCGGCCGTCATCGGGCCGGTGCTGAAGATCACGAACGACGCTCAGGATGCCCTCAACGTCGATCCGACGGCGGGTAAATCGATCAACGCCGTGCGCGCGTTCACCGGCAAGGGGACCATCGTCTGGGGGGCGAGGACCCTGGCCGGCAACGACAACGAGTGGCGGTACATCCCGGTCCGGCGGCTCTTCATCATGATCGAGGAGTCGGCCCGAAAGGCGACCTCCTTCGCGGTCTTCGAGCCCAACGACATGACGACCTGGCTGAAGGTCAAGGGGATGATCGAGAGCTTCCTTTACAGCCTCTGGGAGCGCGGCGCCCTGGCCGGGGGCTCCCCGGCGGCGGCCTACTTCGTCAACGTGGGCCTGGGCAAGACGATGACCAACCAGGACATCCTCGAGGGGCGAATGATCGTCGAGATCGGGATCGCGGCCGTGCGACCGGCCGAGTTCGTCGTCCTTCGCTTCTCTCACAAGCTGCAGGAGGCCTAG
- a CDS encoding DUF4255 domain-containing protein, whose product MISDILVLLRNTVNEHLTASSGWRGPVPDQGPVVFLDSEKVDSLELKLGAVTLLLVNLEEDHTLRPADPFRLTLPDGTTQRVQPAIQINAYVLFAARFKEYEQGLRCISLILQFFQGRRVLDHENSPALSDRIEKLTMELLTLPLSELNQLWGMLRSAYQPSLLYKVRMAVFQDRDGLSAPQISDPVLRISQ is encoded by the coding sequence GTGATCAGCGACATCCTCGTCCTGCTCAGGAACACGGTGAACGAGCACCTGACCGCGAGCTCGGGCTGGCGCGGCCCAGTGCCCGACCAGGGGCCGGTCGTCTTCCTCGACAGCGAGAAGGTGGACAGCCTCGAGCTCAAGCTCGGAGCCGTCACGCTCCTCCTCGTCAACCTCGAAGAGGATCACACGCTGCGACCGGCCGACCCGTTCCGGTTGACGCTGCCGGACGGCACCACGCAGCGCGTCCAGCCGGCGATCCAGATAAACGCCTATGTCCTCTTCGCCGCCCGCTTCAAAGAGTACGAGCAAGGCCTGCGGTGCATCTCGCTGATCCTGCAGTTCTTCCAGGGCCGCCGGGTCCTCGACCACGAGAACTCGCCGGCGCTGAGCGACAGGATCGAGAAGCTCACGATGGAGCTCCTGACGCTCCCCCTCTCCGAGCTGAACCAGCTCTGGGGCATGCTTCGGAGCGCGTATCAGCCTTCGCTCCTCTACAAGGTCCGGATGGCCGTCTTCCAGGACAGGGACGGCCTCAGCGCACCGCAGATCAGCGATCCGGTGCTGAGGATCAGCCAGTGA